CACCCTCGTGGGTGGCGAACTCGGTCATGATGGACTGCTTGACGGCACTTTCGAGGGGCACAGCTCTCCAGGTGTACTCGTTGCGCGGTGCTCCGGGGCATGTCCACCCGAGCGCTCTCGTTCCGCGGCCGATCTGACGGCTCTTAGATGCTACCAGGGACGACGCCCCGGCCCGACCCGACCGGGGGGAGCGTTCAGGCCCGCGGCGGCGCGGTCGCCAGTGCGGCCCGGACGTGCTCCACGTCGAGGCGCATCTGCACGACGAGCTCCTCGATCGAGTCGAACCGCACGGTCGGGCGCAGGGTGGCGCCGAACTCGAGGACGACCTCCCGGTCGTACAGCTCGAGGTCGGTGCGGTCCAGGACGTACGCCTCGACCCGGCGCTGGACGCCCTCGAACGTCGGGTTGGTGCCCACCGAGATCGCGGCGGGCAGGACGTCCGACGCCTCGGAGGCCGGGTCGCCAGGTGCCCGGAGCGGCCGCAGCCAGCCCGCGTACACGCCGTCCGCCGGCACCATGCCCGTCGCGTCCTGCGCGAGGTTGGCCGTGGGGAACCCGAGCTCGCGCCCGCGCGCGTCGCCGTGCACGACGATGCCACGCATGCGGTGCGGCCGACCCAGGACCCGGGCCGCCCCGGCCACGTCTCCGGCCTCGAGCAGCTCGCGGACCCACGTCGAGGACCAGCGTCGGTGCGGAGCGGCGCCCGGGGCGGGCTCCGCGACAGCGCCGGAGGGGGCGACGTCGTCGATGACCTCGACCGTGAACCCGTGGGTGCGGCCGAGCTCGATCATCGTCGTCAGGTCACCGGCGTTGTCCCGGCCGAACCGCACGTCGTGACCCACGACCACGGTGCGGGCCGCGAGCCCCTCGACGAGGTAGCGCACGACGAACTCCTCGGCCGTCTGGCGAGCGAAGTCGAGCGTGTACTCGAGCAGGAGCACGGCGTCGAGGCCGGTCTGGGCGAGCAGCTCGAGACGGTCGGCGTCGCCGGTCAGGAGCGGCGGCGCCGTGTCCGGCCGGTGCACCTGGGAGGGGTGCGGGGAGAACGTCACCGCGACCGCTCGGGCGTCCACGGCCCGCGCGTCCCTCACCATGCGCTCCAGCACCCCGACGTGCCCGCGGTGCACACCGTCGAAGTTCCCGATCGTCACGACCGAGGGACCGTAGCCGCTCGGCACGTCCGCCAGATCGGTCCAGCACTGCACGCGTACTCCTCGAAGCTCGGACGGGGACCGTGCCTGCGCGCGGCAGGATCAGCCGGGACAAGACTGCCACGCTCGGCGCACGCTCCCGAACGCGGGCCGTAGGGTCGGGGCATGCGGTGGCAGACCTTCGGTGAACGGACCATCTACGACAGCCCGTGGGTGCGGCTCGCGCTCGTCGACGTCGACGTGCCCGGGCACGGCCGCATCGACCACCACGTCGTGCGGATGCCGATGCATGCGGCCAGCACCGTCGTCCACGACCCCGGCCGCGGCCTCCTGCTGCTGTGGCGGCACCGGTTCATCACCGACACGTGGGGCTGGGAGATCCCGGCGGGACGTGTCGACCCGGGCGAGACACCGGCGCAGGCGG
This Cellulomonas sp. WB94 DNA region includes the following protein-coding sequences:
- a CDS encoding bifunctional riboflavin kinase/FAD synthetase: MQCWTDLADVPSGYGPSVVTIGNFDGVHRGHVGVLERMVRDARAVDARAVAVTFSPHPSQVHRPDTAPPLLTGDADRLELLAQTGLDAVLLLEYTLDFARQTAEEFVVRYLVEGLAARTVVVGHDVRFGRDNAGDLTTMIELGRTHGFTVEVIDDVAPSGAVAEPAPGAAPHRRWSSTWVRELLEAGDVAGAARVLGRPHRMRGIVVHGDARGRELGFPTANLAQDATGMVPADGVYAGWLRPLRAPGDPASEASDVLPAAISVGTNPTFEGVQRRVEAYVLDRTDLELYDREVVLEFGATLRPTVRFDSIEELVVQMRLDVEHVRAALATAPPRA